Below is a genomic region from Legionella adelaidensis.
CAACACGAGCTATTAGAGTTAATTAATTTACGTCTTTTGGAATTATTCAAAGCAGGCAAAAAGACAGTATTAATCATTGACGAAGCACAGGCTTTACCTGAATCGTGTTTAGAAGCTATTCGTTTATTAACCAACCTGGAAACAGAGGAAAAAAAATTATTACAAGTTGTTTTATTTGGTCAACATGAGCTGGATTATAAACTTGATCAAAATCATATGCGTCAACTGAAACAACGCATTACTTTCTCTTACTGTCTAAAACCTTTAGCAAAAGAGGAGTTAGAAATTTATATATGCCATCGTCTTGCTAAAGCTGGTTATACTTATGGTTCAATGTTCTCCCCCTCCGCAAAACGCTATTTATTTCGTGCCAGCGGAGGACTTCCCCGTCTACTCAATGTCCTTTGTCATAAAGCATTATTGGTAAGCTATGGTCGGGGCATTAGTACTGTTGATCTGAAATCAGCAAAAAGAGCAATCGAAGATACCGAATGCGCCTATAACTTAAAAACGCGTTTAAACTCTCCCATAGTACTTGGTGCAATTAGTTGTTTTGTACTAGCCGTGATTCTTACGCTCTATTGGAAATTGGGACTACTTTAAATGAGCTTATTAAATGAGATGCTAAAAGATCTCAATGAGAATAAGTCTCATCTGCCGACAACACCTACCTACATACCGAAGCAGAAAAAAAACTTTTGGCAAAGATTACCTTATTATATGCCCTGGATGGTGGGTACGTTTGGGTTAAGCTTATTAATTTTATTGTTGTCTCATGGATATCCTAATAAAAATCTGAAAAAACCAAATGCGCCAATTGCGAGCCCCAACGTACCTATTTTTATACAGGCAGCACAGCCTCCACAATTAAAAAATGATCCTATACCAGCCACCATAATTTCCGTTTTACCCTCTTTTCATTTGGTTAAAGAACAAGAAGAAAACCACCCCTCTGTAATTCAACCTATTCCTGTTTTACAAAATGTCTCCCATTCTGAAAACGAACTTAACCTGCCTTTTGAGGAATTTCCTACTGAAGAAGTGGGTACGCCGGCTGAAGTTAATAAAATCTATAGCCGGTTGACTCCGCAAGAATGGCGGGACGAGCAATTAAATAAAGCACTCGATGCCATAGAACAAGGTAATAATAGCTCCGCTATTCGTATTTTAGACTTTTTACTTTATAAGTTTCCCTATTCAGTTGAAGGCCGAGAAAGCTTAGCCGCTATTTATATTTCCCAAAATGCTTTGAACGAAGCAATGCGCGTTGTGGATGAAGGTCTATACTTAATTCCACACTCAGTTAGACTAAACACAATGAAAGCAAGATTACTATTCGAACAAGATCAGGTCGAAGAGGCGTTAGGAATATTAGATCAATTTAAACCGGATATTTATAAAGAACCTGATTTTTACGGATTGCGGGCAGCGATCTTGCAAACAGTCGGACGCATTGCTGAGGCTGGTAGCATATATAAAATATTGGTAGAAATTGAATCATCCAATGGGCAATATTGGTTGGGATATGGAATTACTTTAGAAAATAAGCATAAAATCAACCAAGCTGTAGATGCCTATAAAAGAGTAACAGAATGTTTTGATATTGAGCCCTCCGTGCGTGATTATGCGGAAAAACGATTAAAACACTTGCAAGGGTAGTTTATGCGTATAAGACTCGGGGAGTTATTACTTAAAGAAAATCTTGCAGATCAAGCTACGCTTGATAAAGCCAGTGAGATGCAAAAGCAAACTGGCAAAAAATTTGGCCGAATATTAATTGACCTGGGAGTTATTGAAGAGGAAGCCCTCCTTCATCTTTTAGCTCAACAATTAAATCTTGAATATATCGATCTGAATTATTTTGAAGTTGATAAAACTTTAATTGACTTACTGCCAGAAACCTACGCCCGTAGATATCGCGCCCTTGTTTTAAAAAGGGAAAATACGGATTTGATTGTAGGGGTGACCGACCCTTTGGATATTAATGCTTTTGACGCATTATCTCGTACATTAAAACAACCCATTAAAATGGCGGTGGTAAGTGAGTCTGCACTTCTTTCCGTTTTTGATAGAGTTTATAGGCGCACTCAAGAGATTAGCAGTTTTGCTGCCGAATTGTCAGGCGAAATGCTCGAAGACCTTCCTACCGCTGATGATGATCTTTTTGATGAAAATTCGGAAACAGAAGACCAAGCTCCCGTAGTCAAACTATTAAACTCGCTTTTTAGAGATGCTATACAAGCACGTGCTTCGGATATTCATATTGAACCATCCGATAATGCCGTTCGTCTGCGTTTTCGTGTTGATGGTGTGTTAAATGAGAGTATCTTGGAAAGTAAACATATTTTGAACGCATTAATCCAACGCCTTAAATTAAGAGCACAGTTGGATATATCTGAAAAAAGAATACCACAAGATGGACGTTTTAATTTTTCTTTAAATGGACACTCTTTTGACGTAAGGCTTTCGACAATGCCTACTGCCAATGGGGAGTCCGTAGTAATGCGGTTATTGGATCAATCAACTCCGGTATCTGATTTAGCGCAGTTAGGCCTTCCACCTCACATGGTAAAAAAACTAACTGAAATTTATAACCGACCTTATGGAATGTTATTAGTTACGGGACCCACCGGTAGTGGTAAAACTACCACCCTGTACAGTATTTTATCTCGACTAAATACCCCTGAGCGTAAAATTATAACCGTTGAGGATCCGGTAGAGTATCGTATTAATCGTGTTAACCAAGTACAAATAAACCCCAAAATTGATTTAACATTTGCAAGAGCACTTCGCTCCATCTTGCGTCAAGATCCCGACGTTATCATGGTGGGTGAAATTCGTGATTCCGAAACAGCTCGCATCGCAATGCGAGCAGCGGTAACCGGACATTTCGTCTTAGCTACTTTACACACGAATGACGCCTTAGGTTCTGCACTGCGCTTAATTGATATGGGTGCTGAAGGTTATATGGTAGCGGCTGCTGTAAAAGCAATCATTGGGCAGCGTTTGGTCCGTACGATTTGCAAAGCTTGCAGCCGTGATCATGAATTAAATGATGCCGAACGTATGTGGTTAGAATCCATGGGAATTGACCCCCATTATACCTTCAAACAAGGAGAGGGATGCTCCCATTGCAATTATCGCGGGTATTCAGGACGCGTAGGGGTTTATGAGTTGTTAGTATTAGATGCAAAGATGTTGGACGCTTTACGGTTGAATAATGCATCTGAATTTGTGAAAGCAGCATTAAGAAACAAAGATTATATTCCCTTGGCCAACGAGGTTATTGATTTGGTCTTAAATGGACTCACAACTGTTAGTGAGGCCATTCGGGTAATTGGGCAGCTTGACGAAGAATTCAAGTTTAGGGAAATTAATGAAGAAGATTCAGTAATCCCTGAAGCGGCCCAGTCAATAGGATTGTATGTTACAACCAATACACAAAAACGAATAAGAATAACCACACCACATCAACAAAATGCCAGTACCAGGCCACTGCTTCAAAGGCGAAATGACGCTCAGGAGTGAAATGGCCTCTTAAAGCTCTGGCCAATATAACAATAAGCATGATGGTTCCAATGGTCACATGCAGGCCGTGAAATCCTGTTAACATAAAGAAGGTTGTGCCGTAAATACCAGCGTCCAAGCTTAAATTCATTTCCGTGTATGCATCATAATACTCATGTGCTTGCAAAAATAGGAAAAGTACCCCTAGAGCAATAGTCAAGCCTAAGCCGATGTACAATTGCTTGCGATGGTTAAGCTTTAATGCCCAATGAGCCCAGGTTATAGTTGCACCGGAGGTTAAAAGAATAAGCGTGTTCAGGGCAGCAAGACCCCAGGCACCCATCGCTTCATTTGCACCCACAAAAATACGATTATTGGGATTAACTAGCAAAGGCCATTGCGCCTTAAAATCAGACCAAAGGGTGATATGAGTAATAGGGTGTGCTGTAATATCTCCCCCCAGTAAAGGGACACTCCAGAAACGAGAGAAAAATAGCGCACCGAAAAAAGCACCGAAGAAACAAACTTCAGAAAATATAAACCAGGTCATTCCCCATCGGAAAGAGCGGTCCACTTGAAGGTCGTAAACTCCCTTTTGGTTTTCATAAATAACTTGACCGAACCAGCCAAACATCATGCAAACTAAAATAAAAAGCCCTATCGTAAAAATATAAGGGCCATACCAATCAGCATGAAGCCATGAAGCTGCTCCCACTAGCATTGTAGTTAAGCCAATCGATCCGACCAAGGGCCAGTGGCTTGGTTTGGGGACATAATATGTACCATGGTCGCCCATGTTTAATTCTCCTTAAAATAACTCTACGCGTTTCCCATCCGCTTACTCACATCATAAAGAGTATAAGAAAGCGTAATAGTATTAATATTGTCTGGTAAATCAGTATCCAGATGAAATATTAACGGCATGTTCATTGCTTCATGCCCGTTCAATGTCTGTTGTGTGAAACAAAAACATTCTGTCTTCTTTAAATATTTTGCCGCAAGCCCTGGAGTTACACTAGGAATTGCTTGAATTGTCATGCGTTGATTACTTTTATTTTCCGCATAGAATGCTAACCTTGCAATTTCCCCCGGATGAATTTTATTTTTTCTACCTTTGGGTAAAATGCCCATGGAATACTGCTATTTTGAGTAGCAACAAATTGCACTAATACCTCACGCTGTTGATTCACTTTTGTGTGCGGATTATAGGCAATAGCCTCCGTGTTCGTTTTTCCATTAATATTTAATGCCTTGCACAAACTATTATATATAGGTACTAGTGCGAAACCAAAACCGAACATACCCAAGGCAATAAGTAGTAGGGTAACTAATAGTTTATTATGGTCTTTTACTGCCATACACCCTCTTAATGAATTTCAGGTGGTACTGTAAAACTGTGATAAGGGGGTGGTGATGATAAAGTCCACTCTAGCCCACGCGCACCTTCCCATACTTGCCCACTAACTTTAGGTCCATGGCCACGAGCTGTCCTAATAACATTATATAAAAAGATAAGTTGCGAAAAACCAAAAATAAAAGCACCAATAGTGACTATTTGGTTAAAGTTCGTAAATTGCAGTGCATAATCCGGAATCCTGCGAGGCATTCCAGCTAAGCCAAGGAAATGCATAGGGAAAAATAAAATGTTTACCGATATAACCGACAGCCAAAAATGCCATTTTCCAAGCTTTTCACTATACATATGACCAGTCCACTTAGGTAGCCAGTAATAGGCTGCAGCTAACAAGGAAAAGATTGCGCCCGGTACTAGTACATAGTGAAAGTGGCCTACCACGAAATAGGTGTCTTGATATTGGTAATCAGCTGGAACCAATGCAAGCATGAGTCCTGTAAATCCGCCTATAGTAAAGAGGAACACAAAGGCCACGGCAAATAACATAGGGGTTTCAAAAGTCATGGCCCCTTTAAACATAGTACTTACCCAGTTAAATACCTTGATTCCTGTAGGAACAGCAATAAGCATAGTGGCATACATGAAAAACAGCTCGCCACCTAATGGCATGCCCGTGGTAAACATATGATGGGCCCATACAATGAATGATAAAAGGGCAATGCTAACCGTTGCATATACCATAAAGTGGTAACCAAATAAGGGTTTACGACAAAAAGTAGGGATGACCTCGGAAATTACTCCAAAAGCGGGAAGAATCAATACGTACACTTCTGGATGTCCAAAAAACCAAAATACATGCTGAAATAGCACAGGATCTCCACCCCCGGCAGCCGAGAAAAAACTGGTGCCAAAATGACGATCAGCAAGCATCATAGTTACTGCGCCGGCTAACACAGGCATAATAGCAATCAGCAAGAAAGCAGTGATTAGCCAAGTCCATACGAACATAGGCATTTTCATCAATGTCATCCCCGGGGCGCGCATGTTAAGAATGGTAGCAATAATATTGATAGAGCCCATAATAGAGGACAGGCCCATCATATGGACAGCGAAAATCATAAAATCTGTACTTGGAGGCGCATACGTTGTAGATAAAGGTGCATACATCGTCCAACCAAAGTTTGGACCGCCACCGTTATGAAACATAGTCGATGCTAAAAGGGCAAACGCGAATGGTAGAATCCAGAAACTCCAGTTATTGAGACGCGGTAAAGCCATATCCGGAGCACCTATCATCATAGGTATTTGCCAGTTAGCCATCCCGGTAAATGCCGGCATAACCACACCAAAAAGCATGATCAATCCATGTAATGTAGTCATTTGGTTAAAGAAGTTAGGATCGACTAATGTATGACCAGGTTGAAATAGCTCAGCGCGAATAATTAAAGCCATGCCGCCACCAACAAAAAACATTAGCATGGCAG
It encodes:
- a CDS encoding ExeA family protein; this encodes MYLEHFKLKKPPFSLTPNTEFYCELPTHNEALNVLLLSLNQGEGFIKIVGEVGTGKTLICRLLLNALDDSFVTAYIPNPDQSGESLRLSLAIELGLKPEKNLPQHELLELINLRLLELFKAGKKTVLIIDEAQALPESCLEAIRLLTNLETEEKKLLQVVLFGQHELDYKLDQNHMRQLKQRITFSYCLKPLAKEELEIYICHRLAKAGYTYGSMFSPSAKRYLFRASGGLPRLLNVLCHKALLVSYGRGISTVDLKSAKRAIEDTECAYNLKTRLNSPIVLGAISCFVLAVILTLYWKLGLL
- a CDS encoding tetratricopeptide repeat protein, with the protein product MSLLNEMLKDLNENKSHLPTTPTYIPKQKKNFWQRLPYYMPWMVGTFGLSLLILLLSHGYPNKNLKKPNAPIASPNVPIFIQAAQPPQLKNDPIPATIISVLPSFHLVKEQEENHPSVIQPIPVLQNVSHSENELNLPFEEFPTEEVGTPAEVNKIYSRLTPQEWRDEQLNKALDAIEQGNNSSAIRILDFLLYKFPYSVEGRESLAAIYISQNALNEAMRVVDEGLYLIPHSVRLNTMKARLLFEQDQVEEALGILDQFKPDIYKEPDFYGLRAAILQTVGRIAEAGSIYKILVEIESSNGQYWLGYGITLENKHKINQAVDAYKRVTECFDIEPSVRDYAEKRLKHLQG
- a CDS encoding GspE/PulE family protein, whose product is MRIRLGELLLKENLADQATLDKASEMQKQTGKKFGRILIDLGVIEEEALLHLLAQQLNLEYIDLNYFEVDKTLIDLLPETYARRYRALVLKRENTDLIVGVTDPLDINAFDALSRTLKQPIKMAVVSESALLSVFDRVYRRTQEISSFAAELSGEMLEDLPTADDDLFDENSETEDQAPVVKLLNSLFRDAIQARASDIHIEPSDNAVRLRFRVDGVLNESILESKHILNALIQRLKLRAQLDISEKRIPQDGRFNFSLNGHSFDVRLSTMPTANGESVVMRLLDQSTPVSDLAQLGLPPHMVKKLTEIYNRPYGMLLVTGPTGSGKTTTLYSILSRLNTPERKIITVEDPVEYRINRVNQVQINPKIDLTFARALRSILRQDPDVIMVGEIRDSETARIAMRAAVTGHFVLATLHTNDALGSALRLIDMGAEGYMVAAAVKAIIGQRLVRTICKACSRDHELNDAERMWLESMGIDPHYTFKQGEGCSHCNYRGYSGRVGVYELLVLDAKMLDALRLNNASEFVKAALRNKDYIPLANEVIDLVLNGLTTVSEAIRVIGQLDEEFKFREINEEDSVIPEAAQSIGLYVTTNTQKRIRITTPHQQNASTRPLLQRRNDAQE
- a CDS encoding cytochrome c oxidase subunit 3, with product MGDHGTYYVPKPSHWPLVGSIGLTTMLVGAASWLHADWYGPYIFTIGLFILVCMMFGWFGQVIYENQKGVYDLQVDRSFRWGMTWFIFSEVCFFGAFFGALFFSRFWSVPLLGGDITAHPITHITLWSDFKAQWPLLVNPNNRIFVGANEAMGAWGLAALNTLILLTSGATITWAHWALKLNHRKQLYIGLGLTIALGVLFLFLQAHEYYDAYTEMNLSLDAGIYGTTFFMLTGFHGLHVTIGTIMLIVILARALRGHFTPERHFAFEAVAWYWHFVDVVWLFLFVFVYWL
- the ctaD gene encoding cytochrome c oxidase subunit I, yielding MTQVVIHDTDHDTHHDHGPEQGRGFFGFAKRWLFTTNHKDIGTLYLWTAMLMFFVGGGMALIIRAELFQPGHTLVDPNFFNQMTTLHGLIMLFGVVMPAFTGMANWQIPMMIGAPDMALPRLNNWSFWILPFAFALLASTMFHNGGGPNFGWTMYAPLSTTYAPPSTDFMIFAVHMMGLSSIMGSINIIATILNMRAPGMTLMKMPMFVWTWLITAFLLIAIMPVLAGAVTMMLADRHFGTSFFSAAGGGDPVLFQHVFWFFGHPEVYVLILPAFGVISEVIPTFCRKPLFGYHFMVYATVSIALLSFIVWAHHMFTTGMPLGGELFFMYATMLIAVPTGIKVFNWVSTMFKGAMTFETPMLFAVAFVFLFTIGGFTGLMLALVPADYQYQDTYFVVGHFHYVLVPGAIFSLLAAAYYWLPKWTGHMYSEKLGKWHFWLSVISVNILFFPMHFLGLAGMPRRIPDYALQFTNFNQIVTIGAFIFGFSQLIFLYNVIRTARGHGPKVSGQVWEGARGLEWTLSSPPPYHSFTVPPEIH